Within Epilithonimonas zeae, the genomic segment AAATTAACGACAACCGTTCTGTATACTTTGACAGATGATAATGCTTTGGAAATTTCTTACGAAGCGGAAACCGATAAACCGACTGTGGTGAATTTGACTCAGCATTCGTATTTCAATCTTTCAGGGAATTTCTCAAAAACCATTCTTGACCACGAATTGCAGATTAATGCGGATAAATTTACACCAGTTAATGAAACTCTAATTCCTACAGGTGAGCAAAAAGCGGTGAAGGGAAGTGTATTCGATTTCACAGCTTCAAAAGCAATTGGAAAAGATATCAATGCAGATGACGACCAACTGAAAAAAGGAAAAGGCTACGACCACAACTGGATTCTGAACGGAAGCGGATTGAGAAGCATTGCCAAAGTTTATCATCCTGAATCAGGAAGAGTAATGGAAGTTTTGACCGATGAACCGGGCGTTCAGTTCTATTCCGGAAACTTTTTGGATGGAAAATTTGATACAAAGACTGGCGGAAAAAATGAATTCAGAACAGGCTTTTGTTTAGAAACACAACATTTTCCGGATTCTCCAAACCAGGCTTCTTTCCCTTCTACAGAACTGAAGCCGGGACAAAAATACCAGTCGAAAACAATTTACAAATTCTCAGTTAAAAAATAAAGTATGGGAAATTTAGCAACTATTGATATCATCATATTTCTGATTTATTTTGTGGTGGTAGCCGGTTACGGAATCTGGATTTATAACAAAAAAAAATCTGCAGCAACAGGCAGTAAAGATTATTTCCTTGCGGAAGGTTCACTCACTTGGTGGGCGATTGGAGCGAGTTTAATTGCTTCCAATATTTCAGCGGAACAGTTCATCGGGATGTCCGGCGAAGGATTTTTCGTGGGTGTAGCGGTGGCAGCTTATGAATGGATTGCTGCATTGGCGCTCATCATTATTGCCATTTGGTTCATTCCGATTTATCTTAAAAACAAAATCTACACGATGCCGCAATTCCTGGAAACCCGTTACAACAAATCGGTTTCCCTGATTATGGCGGTATTCTGGCTGTTTTTATATGTGATTGTCAACCTGACTTCCATTCTTTATTTGGGAGCTTTGGCGATTGATACATTACTTGGAGGCGACAACCTTCATATCATTATGATTGGACTGCTTCTAATGGCTTTGCTAATCGGTCTTGGCGGAATGAAAGTAATCGGCTACACCGACGTAATTCAGGTGGCGGTTTTGATTATCGGAGGTTTTGCTACCGTTTATATGGCGTTGCAAATTGTTGACCAGAGAATCAACGGAGCGGCTGTAGGAAATGCTTTGACAGGATTTCAGACATTGATGAATGAAGCGCCGCAACATTTCAAATTAATGCTGGAAAAACCGGTTAAAACAACAACGACTTTAGCAATGCCTGAAAATCTGGATGTTCAGAAATATGTTGTTCTTCCGGGCTTGGCGATGTATTTTGCAGGACAGTGGATTGTTAATTTAAATTATTGGGGTTGTAACCAGTACATCACGCAAAGAGCTCTGGGAGCTGATTTGAAAACAGCGAGAACGGGGATTTTATTCGCAGGGTTCCTTAAATTATTTATGCCGATTATTGTAATGCTTCCTGGAATTGCTGCCTATGTACTTTATCAAAAAGGACATTTGCCAGGATTTAATGGTGTGAAAGACGGCGCCTATTCTGCAATATTAGGATTTTTGCCGGTTGGTCTGAAGGGTCTTGCAGTAGCGGCTTTGACGGCAGCAATCGTAGCTTCACTGGCAGGGAAAGTAAACAGTATCTCAACGATTTTCACATTAGACATTTATAAAAAATATTTAAAGTCTGATGCAACGGAAATCCAGATGGTGAGAACCGGAAGATGGGCGATTATTATTGCGATGTTTGTTGCTTTGGCGTTTACTTGGACGGATGTTTTGGGAATCGGTGGTGAAGGTGGTTTTACTTTCATTCAGAAATATACAGGATTTATCAGTCCGGGCGTTTTTGCGATGTTCCTTTTAGGAATGTTCTGGAAAAGAACAACCGGAACTGCAGCTTTGGTAGGCGTAATTTTAGGATTCGTTCTGGCAATTTTCTTCAACAGTTTTGCTGTGGATATTTTCGGGAAAGAAACCTGGTTGTATACGGCTTTCACTTATGAAAAACTGGAAAATGGCGTAGTTCACACGATTACCGAAATTCCATTTTTGATTAATATGGGCTGGTCATTCTTCTTCACGGTTCTGACGATGGTTGGGATAAGTCTTGCAGGACCGAAAGTGAACCCGAAAGCATTTGCAATCGATGCATCAATGTTCAAAGTGGACAACAGAACATTGGTTTTAATTGTTGTAACGTTACTTTTACTGACTGCGCTTTATGTGAGATTCTGGTAAATTTTAAAATATTATAGAAAGGATGTCCCTTGAGGCATCCTTTTTATTTTTTATAATTTTGATTGTATTTTGAAAACCTATTTTCTTTTCATCGATACCGAAACTACAGGAATCCCGAAACGATGGAGTCTGCCTTATTCTGAGAAAGATAATTGGCCTTCCGCAGTTCAGGTGGCCTGGGTTATTTATGACGAAAATGCCCAGGAAATTAAACGTGAAAATTTTTATATTTTTAATGAGGATTTGAAAATCAGCTTGAAGTCATTGAAAATCCACGGTATTACCAAAGAATTCTTAAGTAAAAACGGACAGGAAAGAACATTGGTTTTAGAAAAGCTTTCAACGGATATAAAAGAATTTCAACCATTGATTACGGGACATTTTACAGAGTTTGATATTCACACACTGAGCGCCGATTTTTACAGGGCAAACCTGGAAAATCCTTTTCTGCAGAGTCATTTCTACTGCACAATGCTTAAAAGTAAAGAGTATGTTGTTAATCCGGAAGCTGACTATTTTAAACTGCCTCAGCTTTACGAGTTTCTTTTTAATGAAAAAATGGAACATCTCCACAATGCGATGATCGATGCAGAAATGACTGCAAAATGTTTTTTTGAAATCCGGAAACGCGGAGAGGTTTCAGAAACCGACTTTCAGAATATTCATCAGAAAATCGAATCCGGTTTAAAGTTTTTAACCCATAAAATGAAATAACTATGATGCAGGAAAAAATTATTTCACTTTTAAAAATAACAGAACCTTTTCATCTTTTACCCGAAACTGTTCTTGCAGAAATCTCAGAAACGTTCACAAGAACCGAGTTTTCCAAAGATACATTGGTCTATCGCCAGGAAGTGACGGAAATGAGAGGAGTAGACATTATTGAATCCGGAGAATACGAAACATTTTTTTTCGATGCAGCGGAAAATAAAAGATGTATTTCGATACACCATTCGCCTTATTGTTTTGGGGGAATATCTGTGGTTCTGAACAGAGTACGTGCATTGAAATCGGCGATTGCCAAAAAGGGGACAGTTGTTTATACATTACCGAAAAAGGAATTCTACGAGCTGTGTAACGCGTACGAAGACTTTTTCCATTATTTTACATCAGATTTTGGCAAAAAAATGCTGGATGAGGAATTTTCTCATTTCGTGAAAACGCCTGCAACGTTTGAAGAAAGTTATTTTGCCGCCGACCAGCTTTATTCCAGAAAAATAAAAGGAATTACCTACAAAAGTATTGTTTCCTGTGAAGAAAATACTCCTGTTTTTGAGGTGGCTCAAATGATGGCTACTCATAAAGTAAGCTGCATCTTTGTGAAAAAATCAGCAAGTGAGGAAATTATCGGCTATGCGACAGATATTACCTTGCGAGATAATGTTATCGCCCGCTGCCTGGATTCCAGAATTGCAATTTCTGAGGTGATGGATAATCCTATCGTAAGTATTTCCAGCGATGCCTATCTTTATGAAGCGGTTCTGATGATGTTTAAAACCAAATCAAGATATCTTCTCGTAAAAGATAATGGCGAATATGTAGGTTTTCTGAGCAGAAACCGTCTGTTGAGCGAGCAAGGGCAGAGTCCGCTTGTTTTTATACAATCGGTAAAACAGGCTGAAAGTGTAGAAGAACTTAAGAAAAAATGGAAGCAGGTTCCGGATATTATTACTCAATTGTTGGGAAGGGGAGTGCACGGTGAAATTGCCAGTCAGGTCATTACAACAATTGCTGATACAATAACAGGAAAAGTAATAGAAAAAGTTATCAGGCAGATAGGAAAACCACCTGCAAAATTTGCCTTCATCGTCACAGGAAGCGAGGGGAGAAAAGAACAAACGCTGAGTACTGACCAGGACAACGGCATTATCTATGAAGATAAAGCCAATGAACACCGTGAAATGGTAAGAGAATATTTTCTGGATTTTGCCAAAAAAGTTTCGGATGATCTCAATACCATTGGGTTTGAATACTGCAAAGGAAATTTTATGGCAAGCAATCCCAAATGGACCCATTCTCTTTCTCACTGGAAAAGAAATTACAACCAATGGATCGAAGAATCGGTGCCGGAAACCGCAATGAAGCTTTCCACTTTTTTCGATTTCCGTTTTATTTATGGTGAAGAAAGTATTGTGAAAGATTTGAAGAACTATATTAAGGAAAAATTAGCTTCGCCCAATCAGCTGTTTTTTGCTCATATTGCCAAAAATGCTCTACAGTACGAACCGCCTTTGACTTTTCTGAAAAGAATTAAAACCCAGACCATAGGGAAATCAGAGGTTTTCGATATCAAAACTGCGATGTCGCCAATTGTAGATTTGCTTCGGGTGTATGCGTTGAAAAACCAGTTGGAAATAGAGAATACCGGCGAACGAATGAAAAAGCTGACGGAAATAGGAGTTTTCACGCAACAGCAATACAATGAAATGCATCAGTCTTACTATTATCTGATGGCACTTCGGCTAAAAAATCAGGCGGACCAGATTAATATTGATAAAAAGCATCCTGATAATTATATCGAAATCAGTAAACTTACCAAAATAGAGCGTGTCACTTTAATCGAAATCTTTAAAACCATTGCCAATTTCCAGTTGGGAATCAAAGTGAAATTTACAGGAAGTTTTTAAGTTTAAATCTTAAACATAAACCCTTCCGCAATTTTCTTATTGTATTTTTCTTCATCGAAAGTGTAAAGAAAAGACCCTTTTTTAGACGAGCTCATATCTTTTCCTTCCGTTTTCACAAGAATATCCAGCGCATTGATTTTGCTGATGAAATTCCGCTTGTCATACTGTTCGTTGAAGATGGCTTCGTATAAAGTCTGCAGATCTTTCATCGTGAATTTTTCCGGCAGAAGCTCAAAACCGATAGGTCGTGTGGAAGCTCTTCTTCTCAGCCTCAGAACGGCATCTTTCACCATTTCATTATGGTCGAAAATTAAGGTCGGAAAATCCTGTAGGTCAAACCATTTTGCGCTATATTTTTCATTGATCTGAATATTTTTTTCAATATTAATCAGTGCATAATACGAAATCGACATAATTCTCGCCGTCGGTTCGCGGTCGATTTGAGTATAGGAATTGAGCTGTTCAAGATAAATATTTTCCAGTCCGGTAAGTGTGTTCAGGACACGCTGTGCCGCTTCATCAGAGGTTTCCTCGTCCCCGATAAAACCACCCATTAATGACCATTCTCCCATTTTCGGTTCAAAATTCCTTTGTACCAGAAGGATCTTGAGATTTTCACCATCGAACCCGAAAATAATGCAGTCAACAGCTACCAGATGTCGTGGAAAATGAGAATAGTCTTGTGTCATCGATTATAATTTTTATGCAAAGTTAATGCTTTTAGGCTTTGATTTTACAGTTGAAACCATATAAATGTATTTTATACACTTTATTTTGCTTTTTATTTTTAAAAAATCCAAATTTCATCATTTACCTTAATATTTTGGGAGCAATTAATAGCTCTGAAGCTTACATTTTATTCATCAAAAACATTAAAAACAGATGAACTCAATGTTAAAAATATGTTAAAATTAAGTTTCCTTTCATTTTAAATTTACTTGAAAACAAATGCCAAGGCTTAGTCTTAAAAATACGATAAGTTATTTATATAAATTACCAACATCTATATTGGATATTCCGTATTCATTTTTTATACAAGCAATTTCTTTGTATGGTTCTGATTATCGTGATTTTTCATAATCTTAATTTTTATGATAAGTCCTTGCTGTTTTCAGCTTTTTTCCAAGACTTTAAAATAGACTTTTTTTTGATTCCATCGGCTTATTCTGCAAAATTCTTTGTCATATTGATTCTTTCTTTTATTTTTAGAAATGTTGAATAGACATTTATTAATGAATAAAAAATCGCTGATAGTATTTTTAGGTTTAGGCACGCTTGCTTTTGGGCAGCTGAGCAAAACGGTCAGTTATTTTCCGCTGAATAAGGTTGCTTTGTCTGAAAGTGTTTTCAGCAGGGCGATGCAGACGGATAAGAACTACATTATGTCGATGGATGCCGACCGTTTACTGGCGCCCTATCTGAAAGAAGCAGGACTTAATCCTAAAAAAACAAATTATCCCAACTGGGAAAACACAGGATTGGATGGTCACATCGGCGGCCATTATATTTCAGCTTTGGCGTTGATGTACGCTTCTACAGGCGATGCCAAAGTAAAACAGCGCCTCGATTATATGATCGATGAGCTGGAGCGTTGCCAGAATCTTTCAGGAAACGGCTATATTTCCGGCATTCCGAATGGCAAAAAAATCTGGAAAGAAATCTCTGATGGCAATATCCGCGCATCGGCTTTCGGATTGAATGACCGTTGGGTTCCTTTATATAATATTCACAAAATATATTCAGGTTTACGAGATGCCTATTGGTATGCAGACAGCGAAAAGGCAAAGAAAATGCTCATCAAGCTTACCGATTGGATGGCTGATGAAGTTTCCGGACTTTCCGATGAGCAGATTCAGGAGATGCTGAGAAGCGAACACGGAGGACTGAACGAGGTTTTTGCCGATGTTTACGACATTACCAAAAATAAAAAGTATCTCAAGTTGGCGCATCGTTTTTCGCATCTGGCCATTTTAAATCCATTACTGATTCACGAAGATAAGCTGACAGGAATTCACGCCAATACCCAGATCCCGAAAGTAATTGGTTTCAAAAGAATTGCCGATTTGGAACATAATAAGGAGTGGAACAGTGCGGCAGATTTTTTCTGGGCTAATGTTACTCAAAAGCGTTCAGCAATTATCGGTGGAAACAGCGTCAGCGAACATTTCAATCCAACTACTGATTTCAGCGGAATGATTAAAAGCATTGAAGGTCCCGAAACCTGCAATACTTACAATATGCTGAAGCTGACCAAAGAACTTTTTGCCACAAACCAGAAGTCGTCTTATCTGGATTATTACGAAAGGGCTTTATACAATCATATTCTTTCCACTCAAAATCCTGAAAAAGGTGGTTTTGTGTATTTCACACCGATGCGTCCCGGTCATTACAGGGTGTATTCTCAGCCGGAAACCAGTTTCTGGTGTTGCGTTGGTTCGGGGATGGAAAATCACGCGAAGTATGGCGAAATGATTTATGCGCATTCGGATAATGATTTGTATGTCAATTTGTTTATTCCGTCTGTCTTAAAATGGTCTGAAAAGAAATTGGTGCTGAGACAGGAAAATAATTTTCCTCAGACCCCTTCCACAAAATTAATTTTTGATCTTACCCCAAAGTCCGAAATCAATTTAAAATTAAGAGTTCCGGAATGGACAAATGCTTCACAGATAAGCGTTTCCATCAATTCAAAAAATACCAATATTCCTGTCGATTCCGAAGGTTATATCAATATCAGCAGAAAATGGAAAAAAGGCGATGTCATCGAAATGAAAATGCCGATGCATCTTTCTGCGGAACAGCTTCCTGACAATTCAGATTATTATGCATTCAGATATGGACCCATCGTTTTGGCAGCCAAATATGGCAAAGAAAATCAGCAGGGATTGTTTGCCGATGACAGCCGTGGCGGACATATTGCACACGGACCACAGATTCCTCTGAATGATATTCCGACGATTTTAGGATCTTCGACAACTGTTTTGGATCATTTAAAGCCTGTTAGTGAAAAAGATTTAACATTTAAAATTAGCGGTCTTTATCCTCAGAATAAATTCAGCAACGGGTTGGAACTTGTTCCGTTTTATCAGGTTCAGGAAGAGCGTTACATCATCTATTTTCCTCAGGCAACTCAGGATAAAATCGAAATCATTCAGCAGAAAAAAGCTCAGGAAGAAGAAGCTGTCCGAAAACTAGACAATATCACAACAGACAAAATTCAGTTAGGCGAGCAACAGCCGGAGTCCGACCACTTTTTTGACAGCAAAGATGCTTACGATGGCTATATGGAAGACCGTCATTTCCGCGATGCTAAAGGCTGGTTCAGTTATCAAATGAGAAACAAGGATAAAAATGCAAAATATCTTTACCTTCTGTATTTCGATGCCAATAACAATCGTACATTGAATGCCGAAATCAACGGAATCAAAGTATTTTCAAAAGATTTTGAAGGAAAAATGGGAAGTTCACCACAAATATTGTTAATCCCAGTTCCCGAGTCGGAAAAGAATAAAGAAACGCTCACTGTAAAATTTATTTCAGGCGAAAAATCTCTGACTCCAAAAATTATTGAAGTGAGATTACTGAACGAATTACCAAAATAAAAACTAATATGTCAAATAATATTTTCACTAAAGTTTTAAGCTTATTGCTATGCTTTTTTCTCCTTTTTTCTGAGGCTAAAATCATACTTCCCGCATTGGTTTCAGACGGAATGGTTTTACAGCGCAACCAGAAATTGAACATTTGGGGAAAAGCCGATGCCAATGAAAAAGTAGAAGTGAAATTCCTCAACAAAAGCTACAAAACCACTGCAGACCAAAACGGTAACTGGAAAATCGTGCTTCCGGAGCAAAAAGCAGGCGGTCCATACACAATGACCATCAACGAAATTACTCTTAAAGATATTTTGATTGGCGACGTTTGGCTGGCTTCTGGACAGTCGAATATGGAATTGCCTATGCAAAGACTGACGCCATTGTATGCTAATGAAATTAAAAACGCAAATAATCAGAATATCAGGTTTTTTACGGTTCCTCAGAAATATAATTTCAAATCGGCACAAACTGAATTGGATGGTGGAAAATGGGAAGCGACAAATCCTCAAACCATTCTGAATTTCTCTGGTGTTGCCTATTTTTTTGCTAAAGATATCAGTGAAAAAAATAAAGTTCCGGTAGGAATTATTCATTCCAGTTTGGGAGGTTCTCCGATTCAGGCTTGGATGGATGAAAATTCTTTGAAAAAATATCCTGAATATCTGCAAGAAGCCAAAAAATGGCAGAACGATGATTTGATAAAATCCACAGAATCTTCAGAACAGGCGCTTAGCAAGGCTTGGTATGCGGAATTAGACCAAAGCGATATTGGGCTCAATCAACATTGGGAAAAATTTGATTTAAATGATTCTGATTGGAAAACGATGCAAATTCCTGGTTCTTGGGAAGACAAAGAAGGTTCTTTCGATGGTTCTGTTTGGTTTAGAAAAGAAATTATTTTAACAAAAAATCAGGCAGGAAAAGCAGCATTTTTGAATCTTGGAAGAATCAAAGACGCTGATGTAACCTACATCAACGGGACAAAAGTCGGAAACGTGACTTATGAATATCCTCCACGTTGGTACGACGTTCCAGCAGGAATTTTGAAGGAAGGTAAAAACGTCATTGCTGTGAGAGTTTCCAACGGAAGCGGAAAAGGACAGTTCATTGCCGATAAACCGTATTACCTTGAAATCGACGGACAAAAAATAGATTTAAAATCCGAATGGAAATATAAAATCGGGGCAAAGGTCGACAGAATGGCTCCCGGACAAACCTTTATACGTTGGAAACCGACGGGATTGTACAACGCGATGATTAATCCTTTAATTAATTATAATATAACGGGGGCAATCTGGTATCAAGGCGAAAGCAACACCGGAAAACCTAAAGAATATGGCGATTTATTAACCACGATGATTACAGACTGGAGAAACAAATTCAATAACAAGGAAATGCCATTCGTCACCGTTCAATTGGCTAATTTTATGGAGTCAAAAGCACAGCCGATAGAAAGTAACTGGGCGGAACTCAGAGATCAGCAGCGTAAAGTGTCATTACAAGTTCCGAATGCCGGACTTGCAGTAATCATCGACATCGGCGAGTGGAATGACATTCATCCGCTCGATAAAAAAACGGTGGGAGACAGGCTGGCTTTGCAGGCGATGAAATTGGCTTACGGAAAAAACATCATCGCGGACGGACCGGTTTATCAATCAATGAAAGTTGACGGAAATAAAATCGTTCTTACTTTCAAAAAAGGAACCGATGATTTTGCGCCAGTTTCAGAATTGAAAGGTTTTGCCATCAAAAATGCCGATGGAAACTGGTCTTGGGCAAAAGCAAAAATCGAAGGTAAAACAATTGTGGCTTGGAATGACTCGGTAACAAATCCTGTTGCAGTCCGTTACGACTGGGCAGACAATCCCGATGGAAACCTGAAAACCAAAACGGGACTTCCTGCATCGCCTTTTACAACGGAATAACTCAAGGCTTAAATTCCTTAATTTAAATAAACTTGTTTATTTCTAATTTATTTAAACATTAAGGATTTAATAATAAGTAAAAATTTTAAGAAATAACAAGTCAATTTTATTCAAGAAAACTTAAGCCTCTTAAATTCTTAATGTTTAAAAAATCTTTCATCTATCAGTCTATTATCTATTTATCTCAATAAAAAACAACCATAAACTATATGAACAATCCATCTCAGAAAATATCTGTCGTTGAAAAAATCGGCTACAGTTTGGGAGATTTAGCGGCCAATCTGGTTTTCCAGACTTTGGTGACTTACTTAGCTTATTTTTACACCGATATCTACGGATTAAAACCGGAAGACGCCTCCATCATTACTTTGATTGTCGGGCTCATTGCCGGTTTCGGGTTCAATCCGCTGGTCGGCGCTTTGGCAGACAGAACACGAACCAAATGGGGGAAATTCCGTCCGTGGATTTTATTTTCTGCTGTTCCGCTCGGTGCAGCAGCACTTTTTGCATTCAGTACACCCAATTTTTCGTATCAGGGAAAAATGGTTTATGCAGCAGTAACTTACACAATTTTATTACTCCTGTACGCAGCTAATAATTTACCTTACGCAGCACTGAGCGGAGTTATTACAGGCGATATGGGCGAACGAAACAGCATTTCCTCTTATCGTTTTGTAGCGGTGATGTTTGCCCAGTTTTTCGTACAGGTCTTTATGTTGCCAATAATTTTATCGGCAGGGAAAGGCGACAAAGCAGCCGGAATCGAAATTGTGATGACCTGGTTAGCAATTATCGGAACGATTATGTTGCTCATCACATTTTTCACCACCAAAGAAAGGGTCATTCCAAAACCGGAGCAGGAATCCTCTTTGGGAGCCGATTTAAAGGATTTGAAGAAAAATAAGCCGTGGATAATAATGTTGGTAGTTACAGCCTTGATTTTCATTACTTTGGCAATGAAAGGCGGTTCATACGTTTATTATTTCAACAACTACGTTGATGAAACTTCTTTGAAAAATTTCATTTCGCCGATTACCGCTTTTTTCAGTTCCATCGGAATGAATTTCTTCGGAGAAGACCCTCGTTCAGCTGGTTTCGGGCTGTTCAATGCCGGCGGAATCATTATGATGATTGTTGGGATTACCTTCTCAAAAAGATTTGCCGATAAATAC encodes:
- a CDS encoding aldose epimerase family protein, with the protein product MRKTSINLIILFAVLCIFGCNKKENQSKTQPETMENIQVSDYGVTSKGDSIKKYTLTNKNGMKLEVINFGGIITSLTAPDKNGKYEDVVLGFTKPEDYFNGNPYYFGALIGRYGNRIANAKFTLEGKSYDIDKNDGPNSLHGGKEGFHTKFWNIEPVKDAKFPTLKLTYTSADGEEGYPGKLTTTVLYTLTDDNALEISYEAETDKPTVVNLTQHSYFNLSGNFSKTILDHELQINADKFTPVNETLIPTGEQKAVKGSVFDFTASKAIGKDINADDDQLKKGKGYDHNWILNGSGLRSIAKVYHPESGRVMEVLTDEPGVQFYSGNFLDGKFDTKTGGKNEFRTGFCLETQHFPDSPNQASFPSTELKPGQKYQSKTIYKFSVKK
- a CDS encoding NUDIX hydrolase; the encoded protein is MTQDYSHFPRHLVAVDCIIFGFDGENLKILLVQRNFEPKMGEWSLMGGFIGDEETSDEAAQRVLNTLTGLENIYLEQLNSYTQIDREPTARIMSISYYALINIEKNIQINEKYSAKWFDLQDFPTLIFDHNEMVKDAVLRLRRRASTRPIGFELLPEKFTMKDLQTLYEAIFNEQYDKRNFISKINALDILVKTEGKDMSSSKKGSFLYTFDEEKYNKKIAEGFMFKI
- a CDS encoding glycoside hydrolase family 127 protein, giving the protein MNKKSLIVFLGLGTLAFGQLSKTVSYFPLNKVALSESVFSRAMQTDKNYIMSMDADRLLAPYLKEAGLNPKKTNYPNWENTGLDGHIGGHYISALALMYASTGDAKVKQRLDYMIDELERCQNLSGNGYISGIPNGKKIWKEISDGNIRASAFGLNDRWVPLYNIHKIYSGLRDAYWYADSEKAKKMLIKLTDWMADEVSGLSDEQIQEMLRSEHGGLNEVFADVYDITKNKKYLKLAHRFSHLAILNPLLIHEDKLTGIHANTQIPKVIGFKRIADLEHNKEWNSAADFFWANVTQKRSAIIGGNSVSEHFNPTTDFSGMIKSIEGPETCNTYNMLKLTKELFATNQKSSYLDYYERALYNHILSTQNPEKGGFVYFTPMRPGHYRVYSQPETSFWCCVGSGMENHAKYGEMIYAHSDNDLYVNLFIPSVLKWSEKKLVLRQENNFPQTPSTKLIFDLTPKSEINLKLRVPEWTNASQISVSINSKNTNIPVDSEGYINISRKWKKGDVIEMKMPMHLSAEQLPDNSDYYAFRYGPIVLAAKYGKENQQGLFADDSRGGHIAHGPQIPLNDIPTILGSSTTVLDHLKPVSEKDLTFKISGLYPQNKFSNGLELVPFYQVQEERYIIYFPQATQDKIEIIQQKKAQEEEAVRKLDNITTDKIQLGEQQPESDHFFDSKDAYDGYMEDRHFRDAKGWFSYQMRNKDKNAKYLYLLYFDANNNRTLNAEINGIKVFSKDFEGKMGSSPQILLIPVPESEKNKETLTVKFISGEKSLTPKIIEVRLLNELPK
- a CDS encoding 3'-5' exonuclease, which translates into the protein MKTYFLFIDTETTGIPKRWSLPYSEKDNWPSAVQVAWVIYDENAQEIKRENFYIFNEDLKISLKSLKIHGITKEFLSKNGQERTLVLEKLSTDIKEFQPLITGHFTEFDIHTLSADFYRANLENPFLQSHFYCTMLKSKEYVVNPEADYFKLPQLYEFLFNEKMEHLHNAMIDAEMTAKCFFEIRKRGEVSETDFQNIHQKIESGLKFLTHKMK
- a CDS encoding DUF294 nucleotidyltransferase-like domain-containing protein, whose protein sequence is MMQEKIISLLKITEPFHLLPETVLAEISETFTRTEFSKDTLVYRQEVTEMRGVDIIESGEYETFFFDAAENKRCISIHHSPYCFGGISVVLNRVRALKSAIAKKGTVVYTLPKKEFYELCNAYEDFFHYFTSDFGKKMLDEEFSHFVKTPATFEESYFAADQLYSRKIKGITYKSIVSCEENTPVFEVAQMMATHKVSCIFVKKSASEEIIGYATDITLRDNVIARCLDSRIAISEVMDNPIVSISSDAYLYEAVLMMFKTKSRYLLVKDNGEYVGFLSRNRLLSEQGQSPLVFIQSVKQAESVEELKKKWKQVPDIITQLLGRGVHGEIASQVITTIADTITGKVIEKVIRQIGKPPAKFAFIVTGSEGRKEQTLSTDQDNGIIYEDKANEHREMVREYFLDFAKKVSDDLNTIGFEYCKGNFMASNPKWTHSLSHWKRNYNQWIEESVPETAMKLSTFFDFRFIYGEESIVKDLKNYIKEKLASPNQLFFAHIAKNALQYEPPLTFLKRIKTQTIGKSEVFDIKTAMSPIVDLLRVYALKNQLEIENTGERMKKLTEIGVFTQQQYNEMHQSYYYLMALRLKNQADQINIDKKHPDNYIEISKLTKIERVTLIEIFKTIANFQLGIKVKFTGSF
- a CDS encoding sodium:solute symporter family transporter, translated to MGNLATIDIIIFLIYFVVVAGYGIWIYNKKKSAATGSKDYFLAEGSLTWWAIGASLIASNISAEQFIGMSGEGFFVGVAVAAYEWIAALALIIIAIWFIPIYLKNKIYTMPQFLETRYNKSVSLIMAVFWLFLYVIVNLTSILYLGALAIDTLLGGDNLHIIMIGLLLMALLIGLGGMKVIGYTDVIQVAVLIIGGFATVYMALQIVDQRINGAAVGNALTGFQTLMNEAPQHFKLMLEKPVKTTTTLAMPENLDVQKYVVLPGLAMYFAGQWIVNLNYWGCNQYITQRALGADLKTARTGILFAGFLKLFMPIIVMLPGIAAYVLYQKGHLPGFNGVKDGAYSAILGFLPVGLKGLAVAALTAAIVASLAGKVNSISTIFTLDIYKKYLKSDATEIQMVRTGRWAIIIAMFVALAFTWTDVLGIGGEGGFTFIQKYTGFISPGVFAMFLLGMFWKRTTGTAALVGVILGFVLAIFFNSFAVDIFGKETWLYTAFTYEKLENGVVHTITEIPFLINMGWSFFFTVLTMVGISLAGPKVNPKAFAIDASMFKVDNRTLVLIVVTLLLLTALYVRFW
- a CDS encoding sialate O-acetylesterase produces the protein MSNNIFTKVLSLLLCFFLLFSEAKIILPALVSDGMVLQRNQKLNIWGKADANEKVEVKFLNKSYKTTADQNGNWKIVLPEQKAGGPYTMTINEITLKDILIGDVWLASGQSNMELPMQRLTPLYANEIKNANNQNIRFFTVPQKYNFKSAQTELDGGKWEATNPQTILNFSGVAYFFAKDISEKNKVPVGIIHSSLGGSPIQAWMDENSLKKYPEYLQEAKKWQNDDLIKSTESSEQALSKAWYAELDQSDIGLNQHWEKFDLNDSDWKTMQIPGSWEDKEGSFDGSVWFRKEIILTKNQAGKAAFLNLGRIKDADVTYINGTKVGNVTYEYPPRWYDVPAGILKEGKNVIAVRVSNGSGKGQFIADKPYYLEIDGQKIDLKSEWKYKIGAKVDRMAPGQTFIRWKPTGLYNAMINPLINYNITGAIWYQGESNTGKPKEYGDLLTTMITDWRNKFNNKEMPFVTVQLANFMESKAQPIESNWAELRDQQRKVSLQVPNAGLAVIIDIGEWNDIHPLDKKTVGDRLALQAMKLAYGKNIIADGPVYQSMKVDGNKIVLTFKKGTDDFAPVSELKGFAIKNADGNWSWAKAKIEGKTIVAWNDSVTNPVAVRYDWADNPDGNLKTKTGLPASPFTTE